In Alkalihalobacterium alkalinitrilicum, a genomic segment contains:
- a CDS encoding TRAP transporter small permease: MFVVRWLNEHIEEIFLVIFSVIMVVVIAMQVFMRYVMEASLAWSEELARYCFIWLVYLGISYGVKKQRHIKVDVMLLLLKDKGKIVLSIVSNLLFLGFAIFVVYYGYDIASRLLAWGQRSPALQLPMGLVYMATPIGMGLTIIRLIQQLIKQVKALLGKEEFDVKTEQERLLDIQDIEEDVERGKNKL; this comes from the coding sequence GTGTTTGTTGTTAGGTGGCTAAATGAACATATTGAGGAAATATTTCTCGTTATATTTTCTGTAATTATGGTTGTGGTCATTGCAATGCAAGTTTTTATGAGATATGTCATGGAAGCTTCCCTTGCTTGGTCCGAAGAATTAGCTAGGTACTGCTTTATCTGGCTCGTGTATCTTGGCATTAGTTATGGAGTGAAAAAGCAACGGCATATTAAAGTCGATGTTATGCTTCTTTTATTAAAAGATAAAGGAAAAATCGTATTAAGTATTGTTTCTAACTTATTATTTTTAGGTTTTGCTATTTTTGTTGTTTATTATGGATATGATATTGCTTCGAGGTTATTAGCTTGGGGACAACGTTCTCCTGCCCTGCAATTACCGATGGGGCTCGTATACATGGCGACTCCAATTGGAATGGGCTTAACAATCATACGATTAATTCAACAACTAATTAAGCAAGTGAAAGCATTATTAGGAAAAGAAGAGTTTGATGTAAAAACAGAACAAGAACGTCTCCTCGATATCCAAGATATTGAAGAAGATGTTGAAAGAGGGAAGAATAAATTATAA
- a CDS encoding TRAP transporter large permease, with the protein MAAGVLFGSFALFLLLSVPIGIALGLATLVTIVYTGSLPVEFLAQGLVTSVDSFPLMAVPFFILAGEIMGKGGISDRLFRVANTIVGSKTGGFAIATIITCMFFAAISGSAPATVAAIGGIMIPAMVRQGYDKRFSTAVVAAAGSLGVIIPPSIPMVIYGVVGGVSIGSLFIAGIIPGLFVGLSLIVYAYFYSRKKGYRGTEEKFSFSTFLKASWEAKWALLVPFIILGGIYGGIFTPTEAAVIAVVYGLVAGMILYRELKVKDMPKVFIDAALTTATVLIIVGSATAFGRLLTVQQIPNQVAEAMLNISENPTVLILLITFLLLIVGCFMDTLAAIIILTPILLPIAINIGYDPIHFGILMIVNLAIGFITPPLGVNLFVGSGISGLSIEAISKAIVPFFLVMLFALLLIIFIPQLSLMLLNFR; encoded by the coding sequence ATGGCAGCAGGAGTACTTTTTGGAAGCTTTGCCCTTTTTTTACTTTTGAGTGTTCCTATAGGAATTGCATTAGGACTTGCTACATTAGTAACCATTGTATATACAGGATCACTACCCGTTGAGTTTTTAGCCCAAGGATTAGTCACTTCGGTCGACTCATTTCCTTTAATGGCTGTCCCATTTTTTATTTTAGCCGGAGAAATTATGGGCAAAGGTGGAATATCGGACCGTTTATTCCGAGTAGCTAATACGATTGTTGGTAGTAAAACAGGTGGATTTGCAATTGCGACCATTATAACGTGTATGTTTTTTGCCGCGATTTCAGGGTCTGCGCCAGCGACTGTTGCAGCAATAGGTGGAATTATGATTCCAGCAATGGTTCGTCAAGGTTATGATAAACGGTTTTCAACAGCAGTAGTTGCTGCTGCAGGTTCATTAGGTGTTATTATTCCACCGAGTATCCCAATGGTTATTTATGGTGTAGTTGGTGGAGTCTCAATTGGAAGTCTATTTATCGCAGGGATAATACCAGGCTTATTCGTTGGGTTATCACTGATTGTTTATGCTTACTTCTATTCAAGGAAAAAAGGGTACAGAGGTACAGAAGAAAAGTTCTCTTTTTCGACTTTTCTTAAAGCGAGTTGGGAAGCAAAATGGGCATTACTCGTTCCGTTCATTATCCTTGGTGGTATTTACGGTGGTATTTTTACACCAACAGAGGCTGCGGTTATTGCGGTCGTATATGGTTTAGTAGCAGGGATGATTTTATATCGTGAGCTTAAAGTTAAAGATATGCCAAAAGTTTTTATTGATGCTGCACTTACAACGGCAACAGTCTTAATCATTGTTGGGTCGGCAACTGCATTTGGACGATTGTTAACAGTCCAACAAATTCCAAATCAAGTGGCCGAAGCGATGTTAAATATTTCAGAAAACCCAACTGTACTTATTTTACTAATCACATTCTTACTTTTAATTGTTGGTTGTTTTATGGATACGTTAGCGGCAATCATTATTTTAACGCCAATCTTATTACCGATCGCAATTAATATTGGTTATGATCCCATTCATTTTGGAATTTTAATGATCGTTAATCTAGCTATCGGGTTTATTACCCCACCTCTAGGTGTCAATTTATTTGTCGGTTCAGGAATATCAGGTTTATCGATTGAGGCCATCTCGAAAGCGATCGTTCCATTTTTCTTGGTCATGTTATTTGCACTTTTGCTTATTATCTTCATTCCGCAACTTTCATTAATGTTATTAAATTTCAGGTAA
- a CDS encoding gluconokinase → MNYAIGLDIGTTSAKAVLFTKEGHVISESEETYPVYHPEPSWVEQNPIKIESSAINALKNIVEKAGVSRTDIRVVGISSAMHSLICMDEDGHAISPSITWADGRSVHQAEKVKSTNNGVDIYLKTGTPIHPMSPLIKLIWMKETNYPPYSKTSKFISIKEYLIKKWFNEYIVDYSVASATGMFNIHTFEWDEHALAITGIQKEQLSTPVAPTHVCEGLAKYVVEVTGLRADIPFVIGASDGPLANLGIGAISPGDVAITVGTSGAIRQMAEKPQTDELQEIFCYGVTKNSWIMGGPTNNGGIVLHWLKEIVGEHHMYLAEQGGLSAYERLTQLAQTVDPGANGLLFLPYLNGERAPYWNANARGSFIGLTLAHQKEHLIRAGMEGVIFSLLTVSEALERLAGPSKNILASGGFARSTLWLQILADIFGQEVQVPKSHQSSAWGAAWIGLVGIGEAKSLTEIKHYIPMEKSYIPNDSNHQVYQTLYPTFKNLYVSLQPHYKNLSDFQRRH, encoded by the coding sequence GTGAATTATGCGATTGGTTTAGATATTGGCACAACTAGCGCCAAAGCAGTTCTTTTTACAAAAGAAGGACACGTTATATCCGAAAGTGAAGAAACATATCCTGTATATCACCCAGAACCTTCCTGGGTCGAACAAAATCCAATAAAAATCGAATCCTCCGCGATTAATGCATTAAAAAATATCGTAGAAAAAGCTGGAGTTTCTAGGACCGACATTCGGGTTGTTGGCATTTCTTCAGCAATGCACTCTCTCATATGCATGGATGAAGACGGTCACGCCATTTCTCCTTCCATTACGTGGGCAGATGGTAGAAGTGTACATCAAGCAGAAAAAGTTAAATCAACAAACAACGGAGTGGATATTTACTTAAAAACAGGTACACCTATTCATCCGATGTCACCGTTGATTAAATTAATTTGGATGAAAGAAACGAATTACCCGCCTTATTCTAAAACTTCTAAATTTATTTCAATAAAAGAATACTTAATTAAAAAATGGTTTAATGAATATATAGTCGACTATTCCGTAGCCTCAGCTACAGGAATGTTTAACATTCATACCTTTGAATGGGATGAACATGCGTTAGCCATTACTGGAATTCAAAAAGAACAGTTATCTACTCCTGTCGCACCGACTCACGTCTGTGAGGGCTTAGCCAAATATGTAGTAGAAGTAACAGGACTTCGGGCAGATATTCCGTTTGTGATCGGTGCAAGTGATGGCCCTCTTGCGAACCTTGGAATTGGGGCAATTTCACCTGGAGATGTGGCGATTACAGTTGGTACAAGCGGGGCTATTCGTCAAATGGCTGAAAAACCTCAAACTGATGAACTACAAGAAATTTTTTGCTATGGAGTGACAAAAAATTCTTGGATCATGGGTGGACCTACGAATAACGGTGGAATCGTCCTTCATTGGTTAAAAGAAATCGTTGGGGAGCACCATATGTATCTCGCAGAACAAGGCGGACTAAGTGCCTATGAAAGACTTACTCAACTTGCTCAAACGGTAGATCCAGGGGCAAATGGTTTACTCTTTTTACCGTACTTAAATGGCGAACGAGCTCCGTATTGGAATGCGAATGCACGAGGGAGTTTCATTGGATTAACATTAGCCCATCAAAAAGAACACTTGATCCGTGCTGGAATGGAAGGCGTCATTTTTAGTTTATTAACAGTGAGTGAAGCTTTAGAAAGATTAGCTGGTCCATCTAAGAATATCCTTGCAAGCGGTGGATTTGCACGATCAACTCTATGGCTTCAAATTCTGGCAGATATTTTTGGACAAGAAGTACAAGTCCCGAAAAGCCATCAAAGTTCTGCTTGGGGAGCAGCATGGATCGGTTTAGTCGGTATAGGAGAAGCAAAATCACTAACTGAAATTAAACATTACATCCCGATGGAAAAGTCATATATTCCAAACGATTCAAATCATCAAGTCTATCAAACCCTGTACCCTACATTTAAAAACCTTTATGTATCTCTACAACCACACTATAAAAATTTAAGTGATTTCCAAAGAAGACATTAA
- a CDS encoding HPr family phosphocarrier protein, whose translation MKKSSSKDISINIGEDKTIIELSKIIQPFQSEIFLRKVFRGNPIEVNLKSFLGLITLNLQNGDTITVKAVGVDSEDAVNAVVEYLTNSS comes from the coding sequence GTGAAAAAAAGTAGTTCAAAAGACATTTCGATTAATATTGGTGAAGATAAGACAATTATTGAATTAAGTAAAATCATACAGCCCTTTCAGTCGGAAATATTTTTGCGTAAAGTTTTTCGTGGAAATCCTATCGAAGTAAACTTAAAGAGTTTTTTAGGGTTAATTACGTTGAATTTGCAAAATGGTGATACGATTACAGTAAAAGCTGTTGGTGTGGACAGTGAGGATGCTGTAAATGCAGTTGTTGAATATTTAACGAATTCTAGTTAA
- a CDS encoding TRAP transporter substrate-binding protein, with amino-acid sequence MKYFKTIFTTFFIVSLFFVVAACGTAPAEPDAEEGAGGEAVPGQVKTIRAGIGLNDQHPQYLGLLRFKELVEERTNGSIVVETYHSGQLGDDRSMMEALQLGTQEVTIPSTAPIAGFVQEFTVFDFPFLFPSEEVADEVLDGEVGQMMLEKLDDQNLVGLAYWENGFRDLTNDRRAVASMEDMKGLSIRTMENDLHLEAFRALGANPTPMAFTELFTALQQGAVDGQENPVATVYLQGFYEVQDHISNTHHIYSPFVFLMGRPFFDTLTEEEQDIVRTAAQEAGQYQREINREANAQYLEDLQEAGMTYTEISEEARQEMVDTVQPILDKYAERIGQDIVDQVYEAIEEAQED; translated from the coding sequence GTGAAATATTTTAAAACCATTTTTACAACATTTTTCATTGTTTCTTTATTTTTTGTAGTTGCTGCGTGTGGGACAGCGCCAGCTGAACCTGATGCAGAAGAAGGAGCTGGTGGTGAAGCGGTACCAGGGCAAGTCAAAACAATTCGAGCAGGGATTGGGTTAAATGATCAACATCCTCAATATCTTGGTTTACTACGATTTAAAGAGTTAGTAGAAGAAAGAACAAACGGTTCTATCGTTGTTGAAACGTACCATAGTGGTCAGTTAGGTGATGACCGTTCAATGATGGAAGCTCTTCAATTAGGTACACAGGAAGTAACGATTCCTTCAACGGCACCAATTGCAGGCTTTGTTCAAGAGTTTACTGTTTTCGATTTCCCGTTTCTATTTCCAAGTGAAGAGGTCGCTGACGAGGTTTTAGATGGTGAAGTAGGACAAATGATGTTAGAAAAATTAGATGATCAAAATTTAGTTGGATTAGCGTATTGGGAAAATGGTTTCCGTGACTTAACAAATGACAGACGTGCTGTTGCTTCAATGGAAGATATGAAAGGGTTATCGATTCGTACGATGGAAAATGACCTTCATCTTGAAGCATTTCGTGCTTTAGGTGCAAACCCAACACCTATGGCATTTACTGAATTATTTACAGCGTTGCAACAAGGTGCTGTTGACGGTCAAGAAAATCCAGTAGCAACGGTCTATTTACAAGGTTTTTACGAAGTTCAGGATCACATTTCTAACACGCACCATATCTATAGTCCGTTTGTCTTTTTGATGGGTAGACCTTTCTTTGATACTTTAACAGAGGAAGAACAAGATATTGTGAGAACAGCAGCTCAAGAAGCGGGACAATATCAACGTGAGATTAATCGTGAAGCGAATGCACAATATTTAGAAGATTTACAAGAAGCTGGTATGACTTATACAGAGATTTCAGAAGAAGCAAGACAAGAGATGGTAGATACGGTTCAACCAATATTAGATAAGTATGCTGAACGCATCGGTCAAGACATAGTAGATCAAGTATATGAGGCTATTGAGGAAGCTCAAGAGGACTAG